A genome region from Ctenopharyngodon idella isolate HZGC_01 chromosome 5, HZGC01, whole genome shotgun sequence includes the following:
- the ier5l gene encoding immediate early response gene 5-like protein — protein sequence MINTMECAVDAQSLISISLRKIHNSRTQRGGIKLHKNLLVSYVLRNARQVYMNEKYAEIYRMQQYEEVMTVCNEIQELNPLDLMEDCEEQTGDCCGSANESASLCGALLPVSHQAPSVQHIQPSSACSVPLALQNEEVCKAPEPSFYRSCCAEAYPVSNCDFSPVNNMHCNKTTVLDLDTHVVTTVENGYLHQDCCASLQQCCQGAQSPAKKRKLDFGYYVSEIEEVPDFTPCKRAKFEDSSYVSTEHLDTSNISNLISIFGSGFTGLVSRQADLEQALNGQFCSKQALASLGAWTRAIVAF from the coding sequence ATGATCAACACCATGGAGTGTGCAGTAGATGCACAAAGTCTCATTTCGATATCTTTACGGAAAATCCACAACTCCCGTACGCAGAGAGGAGGAATCAAGCTGCACAAAAACCTGCTGGTCTCCTACGTACTGAGGAACGCCAGGCAAGTCTACATGAACGAGAAGTACGCCGAGATCTACAGGATGCAGCAGTACGAGGAGGTGATGACCGTCTGCAACGAGATCCAGGAGCTAAACCCGCTCGATTTGATGGAGGACTGCGAGGAGCAGACGGGGGACTGCTGCGGCAGCGCGAACGAGTCGGCGAGCCTCTGCGGCGCGCTCTTACCCGTCAGTCACCAGGCTCCTTCGGTGCAGCACATCCAGCCCAGCAGCGCCTGCTCGGTGCCCCTGGCTCTCCAAAACGAAGAGGTCTGCAAAGCTCCGGAGCCCTCGTTCTACCGCAGCTGCTGCGCGGAAGCCTACCCCGTGTCCAACTGTGACTTTTCGCCGGTAAACAACATGCACTGCAACAAAACTACAGTGCTCGATTTGGACACGCATGTCGTTACCACAGTAGAGAACGGGTATTTGCACCAGGACTGCTGCGCTTCGCTCCAACAGTGCTGCCAGGGCGCACAGAGCCCAGCCAAGAAACGCAAGCTTGACTTTGGTTACTACGTGTCCGAGATCGAGGAGGTACCGGATTTTACGCCGTGCAAAAGAGCGAAATTCGAGGACTCTTCATACGTGAGCACGGAGCATTTGGACACGTCGAACATTTCCAACCTCATCTCGATCTTCGGCTCGGGGTTTACGGGACTGGTGAGCAGACAAGCGGACTTGGAGCAAGCCTTAAACGGACAGTTCTGTAGCAAACAAGCCCTGGCGAGTTTAGGGGCTTGGACGAGAGCTATTGTAGCCTTTTGA